A single window of Usitatibacter rugosus DNA harbors:
- the rpoE gene encoding RNA polymerase sigma factor RpoE, with the protein MSDREIDQQLVEKAQRGDKRAFELLVIKYQRKLERLLSRVIRDPGEIEDVAQEAFIKAYRALPNFRGDSAFYTWLYRIGINTAKNHLIALGRRAPTSTEYHSDEAEGFEDASGLRDINTPESELATKQIAQTVNDAIEALPEELRTAITLREIDGLSYEEIAQIMNCPIGTVRSRIFRAREAVAERLRPQLGTSKDQRW; encoded by the coding sequence ATGAGCGATCGTGAAATCGACCAGCAACTGGTCGAAAAAGCCCAGCGTGGCGACAAGCGGGCTTTCGAGCTGCTGGTGATCAAGTACCAGCGCAAGCTCGAGCGGCTGCTCTCCCGCGTGATCCGCGACCCCGGCGAGATCGAGGACGTCGCCCAGGAAGCCTTCATCAAGGCCTACCGGGCCCTGCCGAACTTCCGCGGCGACAGCGCCTTCTACACGTGGCTCTACCGCATCGGCATCAACACGGCCAAGAACCACCTCATCGCGCTGGGCCGCCGCGCGCCGACCTCCACGGAGTACCACTCCGACGAGGCGGAAGGCTTCGAAGATGCCTCGGGTTTGCGAGACATCAATACGCCTGAAAGCGAGTTGGCTACAAAGCAAATCGCGCAGACGGTGAACGATGCGATCGAAGCCCTGCCAGAGGAGCTGCGCACCGCGATCACGCTTCGCGAGATCGACGGCCTCTCGTACGAGGAGATCGCACAGATCATGAATTGCCCGATCGGGACGGTCCGGTCGCGCATCTTCCGGGCAAGGGAAGCAGTGGCCGAGAGGCTTCGCCCGCAGCTGGGCACGAGCAAGGATCAACGCTGGTAG
- the nadB gene encoding L-aspartate oxidase, whose product MADYDVLIIGSGLAGLSAALRLAPTRRVALVTKQELLDGASAWAQGGIAAVLDSTDSVESHVRDTHVAGAGLCHDDAVRFVVERGRQSVEWLMAQGVPFTREDGTQDGLHLTQEGGHSHRRIVHAADATGRAVQKTLVGQVKSHPNIEVLQHHIAIDLITNRKLGRGGEDRVWGAYVLDKDAGRVKTIAARQTILATGGAGKVYLYTTNPDTATGDGVAMGWRAGCAVANMEFIQFHPTCLYHPHAKSFLISEAVRGEGGILRLPDGERFMPRHDPRAELAPRDIVARAIDFELKRLGLDCVYLDITHKGPEFIRHHFPTIYERCLEFGIDITKDPIPVVPAAHYTCGGLVADLHGCATLPGLYALGEVASSGLHGANRLASNSLLECLVFAEAATRHILGQGPSPVPKLPDWDESRVTDADEEVIIAHTWEELRRFMWNYVGIVRTTKRLERARHRIQLLQEEIDEFYSSFRVSNDLLELRNLVTTAELIVRSALARKESRGLHFSRDFPETLPEARDTVIIPGVAAAARPTVRDTPLAAIAP is encoded by the coding sequence GTGGCTGACTACGACGTTTTGATCATTGGCAGCGGCCTGGCCGGACTCTCCGCCGCCCTTCGGCTCGCCCCGACCCGGCGCGTGGCCCTGGTGACCAAGCAAGAGCTCCTGGACGGCGCCTCCGCCTGGGCCCAGGGGGGCATCGCCGCCGTCCTGGACAGCACCGACTCGGTCGAAAGCCACGTTCGGGACACCCATGTCGCCGGGGCGGGCCTCTGCCACGACGATGCGGTGCGCTTCGTGGTCGAGCGTGGCCGGCAGTCAGTGGAGTGGCTGATGGCCCAAGGGGTTCCCTTCACCCGCGAAGACGGCACCCAGGACGGCCTGCACCTGACCCAGGAAGGCGGCCACAGCCACCGCCGGATCGTCCACGCCGCCGATGCCACCGGCCGGGCGGTGCAGAAGACCCTCGTGGGCCAGGTGAAGAGCCATCCCAACATCGAGGTCCTGCAGCACCACATCGCGATCGACCTCATCACCAACCGGAAGCTCGGCCGCGGTGGCGAAGACCGCGTCTGGGGTGCCTACGTCCTGGACAAGGACGCCGGCCGCGTGAAGACCATCGCGGCGCGCCAGACCATCCTGGCCACCGGGGGTGCCGGCAAGGTCTATCTCTATACGACGAACCCCGACACGGCCACGGGCGACGGCGTGGCCATGGGCTGGAGGGCCGGCTGCGCCGTGGCGAACATGGAGTTCATCCAGTTCCACCCGACCTGCCTCTACCATCCGCACGCCAAGTCGTTCCTGATCAGCGAGGCGGTGCGGGGCGAAGGCGGGATCCTGCGGCTCCCGGACGGCGAGCGCTTCATGCCGCGCCATGACCCGCGGGCCGAGCTCGCGCCGCGCGACATCGTTGCCCGCGCCATCGACTTCGAGCTGAAGCGCCTGGGCCTGGATTGCGTGTATCTCGACATCACGCACAAGGGGCCGGAGTTCATCCGCCACCATTTCCCGACGATCTACGAGCGCTGCCTCGAGTTCGGCATCGACATCACGAAGGACCCGATTCCCGTCGTGCCCGCGGCCCACTACACGTGCGGCGGCCTCGTGGCCGACCTCCACGGCTGCGCGACGCTGCCCGGCCTCTACGCGCTGGGTGAAGTGGCGAGCAGCGGCCTGCATGGCGCCAACCGCCTCGCCTCGAATTCGCTCCTCGAATGCCTCGTGTTCGCCGAGGCCGCCACCCGGCACATCCTCGGCCAGGGCCCCTCGCCCGTGCCGAAGCTGCCCGACTGGGACGAAAGCCGCGTCACCGACGCCGACGAGGAAGTGATCATCGCCCACACGTGGGAAGAGCTGCGGCGCTTCATGTGGAACTACGTGGGCATCGTCCGCACCACCAAGCGCCTCGAGCGCGCGCGCCACCGCATCCAGCTGCTGCAGGAGGAAATCGACGAGTTCTACTCGAGCTTCCGCGTCTCGAACGACTTGCTGGAGCTTCGCAACCTCGTCACGACGGCCGAGCTCATCGTGCGCTCGGCGCTGGCCCGGAAGGAAAGCCGCGGCCTGCACTTCAGCCGCGACTTCCCCGAGACCCTGCCCGAGGCGCGCGACACCGTGATCATTCCCGGCGTGGCCGCCGCCGCCCGCCCCACCGTTCGCGACACACCGCTCGCCGCGATCGCCCCGTGA
- a CDS encoding NAD(P)H-hydrate dehydratase → MSAPALLNNAELRVVEQRFRDASPPLMERAGRASAVLAASIAGERGGPIVIVAGPGNNGGDAWVAAQHLAQSFHRVTVFDVMGTAPRASEAVAAKAAYGAGGGTVVREWPASVRPSLVIDGVLGIGSTRVPEGAIAAAIERINASGARVLALDIASGIDADTGVARGAAVRADDTLTFIAMKPGLFTGDGVEHSGVVHLDDLDLGAELGESRGMLLEWEAVRAWLEPRRANAHKGSHGTLGILGGAAGMTGAAILAGRAALRTGAGKVLVGLYDERAPAFDPEAPELMLRKPADVLDADALVAGPGSGSSPALATAIAFEKPIVLDADSLNDLAKNAAHRKPLKARKAATILTPHPGEAARLLNTDTKAIQADRIASALRMAEEFNAHVVLKGAGSIVAHPDGTYAINTTGNPGLASGGTGDALAGMIGAMLCQGLDAPRALAFAVCLHGAAADACVARGVGPVGLTASDVILEARALVNSEP, encoded by the coding sequence GTGAGCGCCCCAGCGCTCCTCAACAACGCCGAGCTGCGCGTCGTCGAGCAACGCTTCCGCGACGCTTCACCTCCCCTGATGGAACGCGCCGGCCGCGCGAGCGCCGTGCTCGCCGCCTCGATCGCCGGTGAGCGCGGCGGGCCGATCGTCATCGTCGCCGGGCCGGGCAACAACGGTGGCGACGCATGGGTTGCCGCGCAGCATCTGGCGCAGTCCTTCCACCGCGTGACCGTATTCGACGTGATGGGCACTGCGCCCCGCGCATCCGAAGCCGTCGCGGCGAAGGCGGCTTACGGCGCCGGCGGCGGCACAGTCGTTCGCGAATGGCCCGCGAGTGTGCGTCCTTCGCTGGTGATCGATGGCGTGCTCGGCATCGGATCGACGCGCGTGCCCGAGGGTGCGATCGCCGCGGCGATCGAGCGCATCAATGCGTCCGGCGCGCGCGTGCTGGCGCTCGACATAGCGAGCGGCATCGATGCCGACACGGGTGTGGCACGCGGGGCCGCCGTGCGCGCCGACGACACGCTCACCTTCATCGCGATGAAGCCGGGCCTCTTCACCGGCGATGGCGTCGAGCATTCCGGCGTCGTGCACCTGGACGACCTCGACCTCGGCGCCGAGCTGGGCGAGTCGCGCGGCATGCTCCTCGAATGGGAAGCGGTCCGCGCGTGGCTCGAGCCGCGCCGCGCGAACGCGCACAAGGGCAGCCATGGAACGCTCGGAATTTTGGGCGGCGCGGCGGGCATGACGGGCGCGGCGATCCTCGCGGGACGCGCGGCGCTGCGCACAGGCGCGGGCAAGGTGCTGGTCGGCCTCTACGACGAGCGCGCACCGGCCTTCGACCCCGAGGCTCCCGAGCTGATGTTGCGCAAGCCCGCGGACGTCCTCGACGCCGATGCGCTGGTGGCCGGACCGGGAAGCGGATCGAGCCCCGCCCTCGCCACCGCGATCGCTTTCGAGAAGCCGATCGTCCTCGATGCGGACTCCCTCAACGATCTCGCGAAGAACGCCGCGCACCGCAAACCGCTCAAGGCCCGCAAAGCCGCGACGATCCTCACGCCCCATCCGGGTGAGGCCGCACGCCTGCTCAACACCGACACGAAGGCGATCCAGGCCGACCGCATCGCGAGCGCGCTTCGCATGGCGGAAGAGTTCAACGCGCACGTCGTCCTGAAAGGCGCGGGCAGCATCGTGGCCCATCCCGATGGAACGTACGCGATCAACACGACCGGCAACCCCGGCCTCGCTTCGGGCGGCACGGGAGATGCGCTCGCGGGGATGATCGGCGCGATGCTCTGCCAGGGGCTCGACGCCCCGCGCGCCCTCGCCTTCGCGGTCTGCCTCCACGGCGCCGCCGCCGATGCGTGCGTCGCGCGGGGCGTGGGTCCCGTCGGCCTCACGGCCTCGGACGTCATTCTCGAGGCTCGCGCACTTGTGAACTCGGAACCCTAA
- a CDS encoding electron transfer flavoprotein-ubiquinone oxidoreductase — protein sequence MSERESMEFDVVVVGAGPAGLATAIRLKQLAQQNSREVNVCVVEKGGEVGAHILSGAVIDPRGLAELFPDWKERGAPLTQPVTEDRFLFLTETGSFQVPGFALPGCFTNHGYYTASLGTLVRWLGQQAEALGVDVYPGFAAQEVLYTEDGKVRGIATGDMGIGKNGEKTARYAPGMELLAKYTVFAEGCRGHLGRQLEARFKLREGRGPQVYGIGLKELWEVAPEKHVPGLVVHTAGWPLDSETYGGSFLYHLDNRQVAVGFVVGLGYSNPYLHPFEEFQRYKTHPAIRDFFAGGRRLSYGARAITAGGLQSLPKLTFPGGVLVGDDAGFLNASRIKGSHAAIKSGMLAADAAFEALGAGRSADELSAYPAAFEKSWLHEELHRARNFKPFMSKGLYTGAFLVGVDQMLFRGKAPWTLAHAHADNETLKPKTDVAPIAYPKPDGVLTFDRLSSVFVSNTNHEEDQPAHLTLKDPAVPIVVNLAVYDAPETRYCPAGVYEIVREGSEPRLQINAQNCVHCKTCDIKDPTQNIVWIAPEGGGGPNYPNM from the coding sequence ATGAGCGAACGCGAATCGATGGAGTTCGATGTCGTCGTCGTCGGCGCAGGCCCCGCGGGCCTCGCCACGGCGATCCGTTTGAAGCAACTCGCACAGCAGAACAGCCGCGAGGTGAACGTCTGCGTCGTCGAGAAGGGCGGCGAGGTCGGAGCCCACATCCTCTCGGGCGCCGTCATCGACCCGCGCGGCCTGGCCGAGCTCTTCCCGGACTGGAAGGAGCGCGGAGCACCCCTCACCCAACCCGTCACCGAGGACCGCTTCCTCTTCCTCACCGAGACGGGCTCGTTCCAGGTGCCCGGCTTCGCGCTGCCCGGATGCTTCACCAACCACGGCTACTACACCGCGAGCCTCGGCACGCTCGTGCGCTGGCTGGGCCAGCAGGCCGAAGCGCTGGGCGTCGACGTGTATCCGGGCTTCGCGGCCCAGGAAGTCCTCTACACCGAGGACGGCAAGGTGCGCGGCATCGCGACCGGCGACATGGGCATCGGCAAGAACGGCGAGAAGACCGCGCGCTACGCACCCGGCATGGAGCTGCTCGCCAAGTACACCGTCTTCGCCGAGGGTTGCCGGGGCCACCTCGGCCGGCAGCTCGAAGCGCGCTTCAAATTGCGCGAGGGCCGCGGGCCGCAGGTCTACGGCATCGGCCTGAAGGAGCTGTGGGAAGTCGCGCCCGAGAAACACGTGCCGGGGCTGGTGGTCCACACCGCGGGCTGGCCGCTCGATAGCGAGACCTACGGCGGCTCGTTCCTCTATCACCTGGACAACCGGCAGGTCGCGGTGGGCTTCGTGGTGGGGCTCGGGTACAGCAACCCGTACCTGCACCCGTTCGAGGAATTCCAGCGCTACAAGACACACCCCGCGATCCGCGATTTCTTCGCGGGCGGCCGGCGCCTGTCGTACGGCGCGCGGGCCATCACCGCGGGCGGCTTGCAGTCGCTGCCGAAGCTCACGTTCCCGGGCGGCGTGCTCGTGGGCGACGACGCGGGCTTCCTCAACGCCTCGCGCATCAAGGGCAGCCATGCCGCGATCAAATCCGGAATGCTCGCCGCGGATGCCGCGTTCGAAGCGCTGGGCGCCGGCCGCTCCGCCGACGAGCTCTCCGCCTACCCGGCCGCGTTCGAGAAGAGCTGGCTGCACGAGGAGCTGCACCGCGCCCGCAACTTCAAGCCGTTCATGTCGAAGGGCCTCTACACCGGCGCCTTCCTGGTGGGCGTGGACCAGATGCTCTTCCGCGGCAAGGCGCCGTGGACGCTCGCCCATGCCCACGCCGACAACGAGACGCTCAAACCCAAGACGGACGTGGCGCCCATCGCGTATCCCAAGCCCGACGGGGTCCTCACCTTCGACCGGCTCTCCTCGGTCTTCGTGTCGAATACCAACCACGAAGAGGACCAGCCCGCCCACCTCACCCTCAAGGATCCCGCCGTCCCGATCGTCGTGAATCTTGCGGTTTACGACGCGCCCGAGACGCGCTACTGTCCTGCAGGGGTCTACGAGATCGTTCGGGAAGGCAGCGAGCCCCGGCTGCAGATCAACGCCCAGAACTGCGTGCACTGCAAGACCTGCGATATCAAGGACCCGACCCAGAACATCGTCTGGATCGCGCCCGAAGGCGGCGGGGGTCCCAACTACCCCAATATGTAA
- a CDS encoding CBS domain-containing protein, translated as MKTVSELLKAKPTRVVAVKPEDSVLDAIKVLARENIGAAIVMVGDRLAGIFSERDYTRKVILNGRSSDTTRVEEIMTSSVVVVSPRTHCRECMALMTEKNIRHLPVVDQGRVIGMVSIRDIVGDIIADQDFTIEQLEHYISGQ; from the coding sequence ATGAAGACCGTCTCGGAGCTCCTGAAGGCCAAACCCACCCGTGTCGTCGCCGTGAAGCCCGAGGACTCCGTCCTCGACGCCATCAAGGTCCTCGCGCGCGAGAACATCGGCGCGGCGATCGTGATGGTCGGCGATCGGCTCGCCGGCATCTTCTCGGAACGCGACTACACGCGAAAGGTGATCCTCAACGGCCGCTCGTCGGACACGACGCGCGTCGAGGAGATCATGACCTCCAGCGTCGTCGTCGTGAGCCCGCGCACGCACTGCCGCGAGTGCATGGCGCTCATGACCGAGAAGAACATCCGCCACCTCCCCGTGGTGGACCAGGGGCGCGTGATCGGGATGGTCTCGATCCGCGACATCGTGGGCGATATCATCGCGGACCAGGATTTCACCATCGAGCAGCTCGAGCACTATATAAGCGGCCAGTAA
- a CDS encoding DUF4337 domain-containing protein gives MSGHGVHVHGPHDHAVEHAGQHGGDLGQKIAIFTAVLATVGAIVSFLGGHTQNEALLYKNEAVLKKTEASNQWNYFQAKSTKQALAEFAAGLTTDPAKADKYRASVDRYEKEKAEIKKEAERLEEQSKAASDKSAHALHPHEHLAISMTLLQIAIALASITVLTRKRWLMAGAGLAALAGAVFGVIAWI, from the coding sequence ATGTCCGGTCACGGAGTACACGTCCACGGTCCCCACGACCACGCAGTCGAACACGCAGGACAGCATGGCGGCGATCTCGGCCAGAAGATCGCGATCTTCACCGCGGTGCTGGCAACCGTCGGCGCCATCGTGAGCTTCCTCGGCGGCCACACCCAGAACGAGGCGTTGCTCTACAAGAACGAGGCGGTCTTGAAGAAGACCGAAGCCTCGAACCAGTGGAACTACTTCCAGGCCAAGAGCACGAAGCAAGCGCTGGCGGAGTTCGCTGCCGGCCTTACGACCGATCCCGCCAAGGCCGACAAGTACCGCGCGAGCGTCGATCGCTACGAGAAGGAAAAGGCCGAGATCAAGAAGGAAGCCGAGCGCCTCGAGGAGCAATCGAAGGCCGCGTCCGACAAGAGCGCCCACGCGCTGCACCCGCACGAGCACCTCGCGATCTCCATGACGCTGCTGCAGATCGCGATCGCCCTCGCCTCCATCACCGTGCTCACCCGCAAGCGCTGGCTGATGGCCGGCGCAGGGCTCGCCGCCCTTGCGGGCGCCGTCTTCGGGGTGATCGCCTGGATCTGA
- a CDS encoding ABC transporter ATP-binding protein — MLEVRGLAKSFGPAALFEAVDLDVAAGELVAIVGESGSGKSTLLNIVAGLDRPDRGTVRLDGAALPYGDDDALALWRRAHVGFVFQAFHLLPYLTVAENVALPLALNGVESSQRLERARAALQSVELVAHADRKPGTLSGGEAQRVAIARALVHAPRLLLADEPTGNLDEGHAGQVLECLRAEVKRTGAAALVVTHSALAAAACDRRLRLAGRHLAPA; from the coding sequence ATGCTCGAGGTCCGCGGCCTCGCGAAGTCCTTCGGTCCGGCCGCGCTCTTCGAGGCGGTCGATCTCGACGTGGCGGCCGGCGAGCTGGTGGCCATCGTCGGCGAGTCCGGCTCCGGGAAATCCACGCTGCTCAACATCGTCGCGGGCCTCGACCGTCCCGACCGCGGCACCGTGCGGCTGGACGGTGCTGCCCTGCCCTACGGCGACGACGATGCGCTGGCCCTCTGGCGGCGCGCCCACGTGGGCTTCGTGTTCCAGGCGTTCCACCTGCTGCCGTATCTCACCGTCGCCGAGAACGTCGCGCTGCCGCTTGCGTTGAACGGGGTCGAGTCTTCGCAGCGACTCGAGCGTGCCCGAGCCGCGCTCCAATCCGTGGAGCTCGTCGCGCATGCCGACCGCAAGCCCGGCACGCTCTCCGGGGGCGAGGCGCAGCGCGTTGCGATCGCGCGGGCCCTGGTGCACGCGCCGCGGCTGCTGCTCGCGGATGAGCCGACGGGCAATCTCGACGAAGGGCATGCCGGACAAGTTCTGGAGTGCCTGCGCGCGGAAGTGAAGCGAACGGGTGCCGCGGCGCTCGTCGTTACGCACTCGGCGCTCGCCGCGGCGGCTTGCGATCGTCGCCTGCGCCTGGCCGGACGGCATCTCGCACCGGCATGA